The DNA sequence CGCACGCGCTGGGGCTCGATTTGGCGACCCTCACACGCGCTCAAATCACGGAACAGGCATTGCCCTGCATCACAGTGAAAGACGCCGTGGAAGCAGGATATCTGCCCCCTGTAACGAGTTATGAATCACTTGTGGAGAGGTTTTGAGAAAAAGAATGGGTCTTATTTGCCGATGCAAAAATTGGCAAAAATATCGTTCAAGAGATCGCCATCGGCGGAAATGCCCAGAATTTCGCCGATATCTCCCGCCGCCGCCGCGAGATCGAAAGCGGTAAATTCATATCCTGCTTGATGTTCAAGGGATTGCTGCGCACGAGTCAGGGCTTGCATGGCACGTTCCAAAGCTGCCAAATGGCGCGCGTTTGTCACCAAGGGACGTTCCAAATGTCCTGTCGGCAGCTCAAAGCGTTGCAATATGGCGTCTTGCAAAGCTTCCAACCCCTTCGGTTCCAGGGTGGAAACCGGAATGCCACGTTCGGGCGCGGAGCCGTCCCGCTTTGGTTTTTCGTCTTGCGAATCAATGGATTGCAAGTCCCATTTGCTGGTCAGCCAGAGGGTTTTGGCTCTCAATTCAGGTGTAAGCTGTTCTGCCTCAACAGGTTCATCCGCTGGGAGCAGGTAGAGCACGAGGTCCGCTTCACGCATCAGCGCGCGACTGCGGCTGATACCTTCAAGTTCAATGTCGTTTTCGCTTTCCCGCAAGCCGGCGGTGTCGATTAAAACAAGCTTGTAGCCGTGAAATGAAACGCTTTCTTCCAGGTAGTCGCGTGTGGTGCCGGGATGAGGGGTCACGATGGCGCGGTTTTGCTTTAGGAAAGCATTGAACAAAGAGGACTTACCGGCATTCGGCGCCCCAGCCAGGCAAACTTTGATTCCTTCGCGGATAAAGCGTCCCAGCCTGCCTTCGCCAAGCAGTTCGCGAGCCTCTTTGAGGAGCTTGGAAACGCGTTGTTGCAGGTCTTTTTCATCCAAAGGAGGCAGGTCTTGATCGGCAAAATCGATGGCAAGTTCACAGCGCAGGCGTGCATCGTTGATGCCATCCAGCAAAGCCCGCAAACGGTTTGACAGAAGCCCCTGCACCTGCATCAGAGCGGCGCTTTCGGCTTTGCTGCCAGCGGCGCTGATGAGGTCGTTCACCGCTTCCGCCTGCATCAGGTCAATCTTTCCGTTCAAAAGCGCGCGCAGGGTGAATTCCCCCGGTTCAGCCAGCCGGGCTTCCAAAAGCAAGTTTTCCAATATCCTGGCTGCGATGCGTGGATTGCCGTGACAGGAAATTTCCACGCTGTCTTCGCCGGTGTAGCTTTTGGGAGCGCGGAACACGGTGCAGAGAACCTGGTCCAGCGGCTTTCCCAAATGGTCGTGAAAAACACCGAAAACAGCGGTGTGCGTGGGGGCTTGCAGCAGTTTACGTCTGTTTTTGAAGTATTTTGCCACAATGCCGAGGGAGCCGTAACCGCTTAACCGGATTAAACTTACAGCCGCGTGCCCAGGCGGTGTGATCAGCGCGCAGATGGGCTCGCCGATTGGTCTGGTCATGCTTTGAGAGTGTTCTGAATCTCTTGAGCCAAATGCTCAGGTGTGAAGCCAATCAGCTCGTTCAGTTCAGAAACCTTACCGTGGGGAACGAAGCTATCCGGATAACCGTAATTCCTTACCCTGCAATCTGTTCCGCAAAGAAGCTGAGCGATGCGTGAACCGGTTCCGCCTGTGATGACGTTGGTTTCAAAGGTGAAAATGTGGCTGCAGTTATCGCCCAGTTCCCGTAAAAGCTTCTCGTCCAAGGGTTTGAGGCTGCGCAAATCCACCAGCCAGGGCTTGAGCCCGGCAGTTTTTAATAGCTCCAGAGTTTTTTGAGCGATGGGCATGGCGCCGCCATCGGAAACCAGGGCTATATCTTTGCCTTTATTGACGATGCGGGCATTGCCGGGTTCGAAAGCAGGAACTTCT is a window from the Candidatus Cloacimonadota bacterium genome containing:
- the mnmE gene encoding tRNA uridine-5-carboxymethylaminomethyl(34) synthesis GTPase MnmE; this translates as MTRPIGEPICALITPPGHAAVSLIRLSGYGSLGIVAKYFKNRRKLLQAPTHTAVFGVFHDHLGKPLDQVLCTVFRAPKSYTGEDSVEISCHGNPRIAARILENLLLEARLAEPGEFTLRALLNGKIDLMQAEAVNDLISAAGSKAESAALMQVQGLLSNRLRALLDGINDARLRCELAIDFADQDLPPLDEKDLQQRVSKLLKEARELLGEGRLGRFIREGIKVCLAGAPNAGKSSLFNAFLKQNRAIVTPHPGTTRDYLEESVSFHGYKLVLIDTAGLRESENDIELEGISRSRALMREADLVLYLLPADEPVEAEQLTPELRAKTLWLTSKWDLQSIDSQDEKPKRDGSAPERGIPVSTLEPKGLEALQDAILQRFELPTGHLERPLVTNARHLAALERAMQALTRAQQSLEHQAGYEFTAFDLAAAAGDIGEILGISADGDLLNDIFANFCIGK